In the Helianthus annuus cultivar XRQ/B chromosome 11, HanXRQr2.0-SUNRISE, whole genome shotgun sequence genome, one interval contains:
- the LOC110891709 gene encoding uncharacterized protein LOC110891709, with translation MSRNDNFQILQIKTLSLKVNIHCDGCKHKIRKILKKIEGVYSVDIDSEQQKVNVSGNVDSNTLIKKLIKSGKYAEVWPSSDQEDSTCLNDGSYQNPVQNRITNPNGLKSQPLLTLNYPRNLEEEMAFQRYLNQRMDMENNLIGANGSGFIDLEGSQLGGPFNGGLQTYHDDQARMPVYDQGYPSPTMMNMHASMGNAIVHYNM, from the exons ATGTCAAGAAATGATAATTTTCAAATACTGCAGATCAAG ACTCTTTCActcaaagttaatattcactgtgATGGATGCAAGCACAAAATTAGAAAAATACTTAAGAAGATTGAAG GAGTTTACTCTGTAGATATAGATTCGGAACAACAAAAAGTCAACGTTTCTGGAAACGTTGACTCGAACACCttaatcaagaagctgataaaATCAGGTAAGTATGCAGAGGTTTGGCCATCTAGTGACCAAGAAGACTCTACTTGCCTAAATGATGGAAGCTACCAAAACCCGGTTCAAAACCGGATAACAAACCCGAATGGTCTGAAAAGTCAACCTTTGTTGACTCTTAATTATCCTAGAAACCTTGAAGAGGAGATGGCTTTTCAAAGGTATTTGAACCAAAGGATGGATATGGAGAATAATCTAATTGGAGCGAATGGGTCGGGTTTTATTGACCTAGAAGGAAGTCAACTTGGCGGACCCTTTAACGGCGGATTACAAACTTACCATGATGATCAAGCGAGAATGCCCGTGTATGATCAAGGATATCCATCACCGACGATGATGAACATGCACGCTAGTATGGGAAATGCAATTGTGCATTATAACATGTAA
- the LOC110889440 gene encoding uncharacterized protein LOC110889440, which translates to MAPRFSLLPSLFKLTKTHFQNPTPYFRSPNTRPGSLFFISSITPANGSFAQASRSYAKGRKPHYDLFGSGKPGDKKFREAWGKEVDDEDDCLWTGSEGESDKENDKNNLEEQIKKLKREAKEHSDLIDADDSDELRSVWSGSDDEKTLWTGSEGDDDDEIPTEPYPNEKSDAYLDKLFEFDEKPKYRTISELLKSEQEPEELSPGKQARKLVVENALKKLKKGPDGRYINVWEVMSDLDILIGAFENIVSGPEYEELRKGGPKKLNMEFFKDIQARMRDPNYKYSPELKLKPKSKVVPRKKWQKAESRRRKARKR; encoded by the exons ATGGCGCCACGCTTTTCTCTGCTACCTTCTCTCTTCAAACTGACCAAAACCCATTTTCAGAACCCAACTCCATATTTCAGATCACCTAATACCCGACCCGGATCCCTTTTCTTCATAAGCTCAATAACCCCAGCAAACGGGTCATTTGCCCAAG CATCTAGATCATATGCTAAAGGGAGAAAGCCTCATTATGATCTATTTGGCAGCGGAAAGCCCGGAGACAAGAAATTTCGGGAAGCGTGGGGGAAAGAAGTCGATGACGAGGATGATTGTCTATGGACAGGAAGCGAAGGCGAAAGTGATAAAGAAAACGACAAAAACAATCTCGAAGAACAAATCAAGAAACTTAAACGAGAAGCGAAAGAACACTCGGATCTTATCGATGCCGACGACAGTGATGAGTTAAGAAGCGTGTGGTCGGGCAGTGACGACGAGAAGACACTATGGACGGGTAGTGAAGGCGACGACGATGACGAAATTCCAACAGAGCCTTATCCTAACGAAAAGAGTGACGCGTATCTCGATAAATTATTCGAGTTTGATGAAAAACCGAAGTATCGAACCATCTCCGAGCTGTTAAAGTCGGAGCAGGAACCAGAAGAGTTATCACCGGGAAAGCAGGCGAGAAAACTTGTGGTTGAGAATGCGTTAAAGAAGCTGAAAAAAGGACCCGATGGGCGTTACATAAACGTGTGGGAGGTCATGAGTGATTTGGATATACTTATAGGCGCGTTTGAAAATATTGTTTCTGGGCCCGAATATGAGGAGCTTCGGAAGGGTGGACCGAAGAAATTGAACATGGAGTTTTTTAAGGATATACAAGCGCGTATGAGAGACCCGAATTACAAATATTCGCCTGAGTTGAAGCTAAAACCGAAGAGCAAAGTGGTACCGAGAAAGAAATGGCAAAAGGCGGAGTCTAGACGGAGGAAAGCACGGAAACGTTAA